In the Stigmatella erecta genome, one interval contains:
- a CDS encoding dipeptide epimerase, whose protein sequence is MSLALTAHVLELPLRHAWTIARGTSTSKRNVLVELRSGALTGRGEAAPNVRYGESAETVLEALQLLAPVVEGADPRHFREVSEALQAAVPGHGAAKAAVDIALHDLAAQLMDVPLYRLWGVDPARMPLTSFSIGIDEPETLARKVQEAAPYPVLKVKLGAGRVREVFGAVRNATSKVIRVDANEAWRPDEALAHIEWLATQGVELVEQPLPAADVEGARWLRARSPLPLVADEALLQASDVPRLAEGYHGINIKLQKAGGIREALRTVEAARACGLKVMIGCMVETGVGIAAGAHLGPLADWLDLDGNLLLAEDPFVGHPVEAGRIRLGEGVGLGVRAR, encoded by the coding sequence ATGTCTCTGGCCCTGACCGCCCACGTCCTCGAGTTGCCGCTTCGCCACGCCTGGACGATTGCCCGGGGGACCAGCACCTCCAAGCGCAACGTCCTCGTGGAGCTTCGCTCGGGGGCGCTCACCGGGCGGGGAGAGGCGGCCCCCAACGTCCGGTACGGGGAGTCCGCGGAGACGGTGCTGGAGGCGCTCCAGCTCCTCGCGCCGGTGGTGGAGGGGGCGGACCCCCGCCACTTCCGGGAGGTGTCGGAGGCGCTCCAGGCCGCCGTGCCGGGCCACGGCGCGGCGAAGGCGGCGGTGGACATCGCCCTGCACGACCTGGCCGCGCAGCTGATGGACGTTCCGCTGTACCGGCTGTGGGGGGTGGATCCGGCGCGCATGCCCCTCACCTCGTTCTCCATCGGCATCGATGAGCCGGAGACGCTCGCGCGCAAGGTGCAGGAGGCCGCGCCGTACCCGGTGCTCAAGGTGAAGCTGGGCGCAGGCCGCGTGCGCGAGGTGTTCGGCGCGGTGCGCAACGCCACCTCCAAGGTGATTCGCGTGGATGCCAACGAGGCCTGGCGCCCCGACGAGGCGCTGGCGCACATCGAGTGGCTGGCCACGCAAGGCGTGGAGCTGGTGGAGCAGCCCCTGCCCGCGGCGGACGTGGAGGGCGCCCGGTGGCTGCGCGCCCGCTCGCCCCTGCCGCTGGTGGCGGACGAGGCCCTCCTCCAGGCCTCGGATGTGCCGCGCCTGGCCGAGGGCTACCACGGCATCAACATCAAGCTGCAGAAGGCCGGAGGCATCCGCGAGGCGCTGCGCACCGTCGAGGCCGCGCGGGCCTGTGGGCTGAAGGTGATGATTGGCTGCATGGTGGAGACCGGCGTGGGCATCGCGGCCGGGGCCCACCTGGGCCCCCTGGCGGACTGGTTGGATTTGGACGGCAACCTGCTGCTCGCCGAGGACCCCTTCGTGGGGCACCCGGTGGAGGCGGGGCGCATCCGGCTGGGCGAGGGCGTGGGGCTGGGCGTGAGGGCCCGGTGA
- a CDS encoding metallophosphoesterase — protein MVRWLHPAQFIRASLDAIVAAVFGTRADQRLVEAMVRPQEPYFDYSNLEDGQDAFWLDYVADTGDGWNSTYCIARLLALAELTLQTPEGAGHTTQRGQVLVFGGDTVYPGASRETYEERLVQPYEAALRRSPPPSPDLFVIPGNHDWYDGLAAFLRLFCARRWVAGRRTRQSRSYFALKLPRGWWLLGTDVQLNSDIDVPQVEYFRQVASRMEPTDRVILCNAEPAWIHAANTKRRRGYLENNLEYLQEKVLGKRISVFLAGDLHHYRRHENPEGQQKITAGGGGAFLHPTHAPKADVLLDGYTVRESFPDEKTSRKIARGNLLLIRHSPLFGLITGTLYLSLALAAYAEVGHLGLTQLPQVLSSVAYSMVTRPWSMGLGLITLLSLGAFADAAFGRWKWVMGLSHGLGHIVAAFFCAWGGTYLTVSGLGICVERVATDPMLCAGGWLHLAGKFFLSSAFTFLFGFLVGPFVSGLYFWVSVNGFLAHSNEAFGALAVADYKNFLRLKIDTAGCLTIYPVGVERVPRKWKETHAGPSLPAYAPDDPDATEPRLLEAPIRVNLNARNWNDEGEERFNE, from the coding sequence ATGGTGCGCTGGCTGCACCCCGCGCAGTTCATCCGCGCCAGCCTGGACGCCATCGTCGCGGCCGTGTTCGGGACCCGGGCCGACCAGCGGCTCGTGGAGGCGATGGTCCGCCCCCAGGAGCCCTACTTCGACTACTCCAACCTCGAGGACGGCCAGGACGCCTTCTGGCTGGACTACGTCGCGGACACCGGCGACGGGTGGAACTCCACCTACTGCATCGCCCGGCTGCTGGCGCTGGCCGAGCTGACGCTCCAGACGCCCGAGGGGGCCGGGCACACCACCCAGCGCGGCCAGGTGCTCGTCTTCGGCGGGGACACGGTGTACCCGGGCGCCAGCCGGGAAACCTATGAGGAGCGGCTCGTGCAGCCCTACGAGGCGGCCCTGCGCCGCTCGCCGCCGCCCAGCCCGGACCTGTTCGTCATCCCGGGCAACCATGACTGGTACGACGGGCTGGCGGCCTTCCTGCGGCTGTTCTGCGCCCGGCGGTGGGTGGCGGGCCGGCGCACGCGCCAGAGCCGCAGCTACTTCGCGCTGAAGCTGCCCCGCGGCTGGTGGCTGCTGGGCACCGACGTGCAGCTCAACAGCGACATCGACGTGCCCCAGGTGGAGTACTTCCGCCAGGTGGCCTCGCGCATGGAGCCCACCGACCGCGTCATCCTCTGCAACGCCGAGCCGGCGTGGATTCACGCCGCCAACACGAAGCGCCGCCGCGGCTACCTGGAGAACAACCTCGAGTACCTTCAGGAGAAGGTGCTGGGCAAGCGCATCAGCGTCTTCCTCGCGGGCGACTTGCACCACTACCGGCGGCACGAGAACCCCGAGGGGCAGCAGAAGATCACCGCCGGCGGCGGCGGGGCCTTCCTGCACCCCACGCACGCGCCCAAGGCGGACGTGCTGCTGGATGGCTACACGGTGCGCGAGAGCTTCCCGGACGAGAAGACGTCGCGAAAGATTGCCCGGGGCAACCTGCTGCTCATCCGCCACAGCCCGCTCTTCGGGCTGATTACCGGCACGCTCTACCTGTCGCTGGCGCTGGCGGCCTACGCCGAGGTGGGCCACCTGGGGCTCACCCAGCTGCCCCAGGTGCTCTCCTCGGTGGCCTACTCCATGGTGACGCGGCCGTGGAGCATGGGGCTGGGCCTCATCACCCTGCTGAGCCTGGGCGCGTTCGCGGATGCGGCCTTCGGGCGCTGGAAGTGGGTGATGGGCCTCTCGCACGGCCTGGGCCACATCGTGGCCGCGTTCTTCTGTGCCTGGGGCGGCACCTACCTCACCGTGAGCGGCCTGGGCATCTGCGTGGAGCGGGTGGCCACGGACCCCATGCTCTGCGCGGGGGGCTGGCTCCACCTGGCCGGCAAGTTCTTCCTCTCCTCGGCCTTCACCTTCCTCTTCGGGTTCCTGGTGGGCCCCTTCGTGAGCGGCCTCTACTTCTGGGTGAGCGTCAACGGCTTCCTGGCCCACTCGAACGAGGCGTTCGGCGCGCTGGCGGTGGCCGACTACAAGAACTTCCTGCGCCTGAAAATCGATACGGCGGGCTGCCTCACCATCTACCCCGTGGGCGTCGAGCGCGTGCCCCGCAAGTGGAAGGAGACCCACGCCGGGCCCTCCCTCCCCGCCTACGCGCCCGATGACCCGGACGCCACCGAGCCCCGGCTCCTCGAAGCGCCCATCCGCGTGAACCTGAACGCGCGCAACTGGAACGACGAGGGCGAGGAGCGCTTCAACGAATGA
- a CDS encoding DUF819 domain-containing protein, with amino-acid sequence MSPALIQEPMAVFAVLLGVLGLLVLADRHPALHRFFGVVPLIVFIYFVPTALSNLGVIPLQSELYRFVRVYLLPSSLVLLVLSVDLPSIARLGRNAVVLFLAGAVGIILGGPLAYLVLGGLVPAELGDQAWKGLAALSGSWIGGSANFVAIGQSVGASDSTLSMLVVVDVGVSNIWTAVLLSFAGREKTMDARLGADRRTLEAVRQEVEQLQAGSARPASLADLLWMLGIAFGVTVACTALARVLPDLGTMVTGFTWVVLLVTAVGVGLSFTPARQLEGAGASRLGTVLLYLLIATIGAQAEFRRLLDAPALVAVGMVWMAFHAAVILGVRWWLKAPIFFAAVGSQANVGGTASASVVAAAFHPALAPVGVLLAVLGYVLGTYGGLLCGALLEQVYFLIR; translated from the coding sequence GTGAGTCCGGCGCTCATTCAGGAGCCCATGGCGGTGTTCGCCGTGCTGCTGGGCGTGCTCGGCCTCCTGGTGCTCGCGGACCGGCACCCGGCCCTTCACCGCTTCTTCGGCGTGGTGCCGCTCATCGTCTTCATCTACTTCGTGCCCACGGCGCTCTCGAACCTGGGCGTCATTCCGCTCCAGTCCGAGCTGTACCGCTTCGTGCGCGTGTACCTGCTGCCCTCGAGCCTGGTGCTGCTGGTGCTCTCGGTGGACCTGCCCTCCATTGCCCGGCTGGGGCGCAACGCCGTGGTGCTCTTCCTGGCGGGCGCGGTGGGCATCATCCTCGGCGGGCCCCTGGCGTACCTGGTGCTGGGGGGGCTGGTGCCGGCGGAGCTGGGGGACCAGGCCTGGAAGGGGCTGGCGGCGCTGAGCGGCTCGTGGATTGGGGGCAGCGCGAACTTCGTGGCCATTGGCCAGAGCGTGGGCGCCTCGGACAGCACGCTGAGCATGCTGGTGGTGGTGGATGTGGGCGTCTCCAACATCTGGACGGCGGTGCTGCTGTCCTTCGCGGGCCGCGAGAAGACGATGGATGCGCGCCTGGGCGCGGACCGGCGCACGCTGGAGGCGGTGCGGCAGGAGGTGGAGCAGCTCCAGGCGGGGAGCGCGCGGCCGGCGAGCCTGGCGGACCTGCTGTGGATGCTGGGCATTGCCTTCGGCGTCACCGTGGCGTGCACGGCGCTGGCGCGCGTGCTGCCGGATCTGGGCACCATGGTGACGGGCTTCACGTGGGTGGTGCTGCTGGTGACGGCGGTGGGCGTGGGGCTGTCCTTCACCCCGGCGCGCCAGCTGGAGGGCGCGGGGGCCAGCCGCCTGGGCACGGTGCTCCTGTACCTGCTGATCGCCACCATCGGCGCGCAGGCGGAGTTCCGCCGCCTGCTGGATGCGCCCGCGCTCGTGGCGGTGGGCATGGTGTGGATGGCCTTCCACGCGGCGGTGATTCTCGGGGTGCGGTGGTGGCTCAAGGCGCCCATCTTCTTCGCGGCGGTGGGCTCCCAGGCGAACGTGGGCGGCACCGCCTCCGCCTCGGTGGTGGCCGCGGCGTTCCACCCCGCCCTGGCCCCCGTGGGGGTGCTGCTCGCCGTGCTGGGCTACGTGCTGGGCACCTACGGGGGGCTCTTGTGCGGGGCCCTGCTGGAGCAGGTGTACTTCCTCATTCGTTGA
- a CDS encoding patatin-like phospholipase family protein codes for MPPSLTLRAGPEALRRLREHGLRAEDVDVLPGASGGPKWLVLSGLDRVLFGEFLRQPRTRPLHLIGASIGSWRLACLAQKEPMAALDRFAAAYLEQRYPPRPPPSLVSETSGRILDALLGPQGAEEIVGHPWARLHVMTTLCRGPTASDTPGVLFSGLAVAALANGVSRRTLALQMKRALFHTAGDSSPFAGLKDLPTVHQPLTRENLRAALLASASIPGLMSGVRVPGALAGTYRDGGIVDYHPNLHFGPGQGLVLYPHFYPHVIPGWFDKSLRWRWSLSRHFQRALLLSPSEAFVSRLPHGKIPDREDFFRFGDAERIRNWNTVRQASAQLGEEFQELLATGRWVDRVQPL; via the coding sequence ATGCCACCTTCTCTTACCCTGCGAGCGGGTCCCGAAGCCCTGCGGCGTTTGCGCGAGCACGGCCTGCGCGCCGAGGACGTGGACGTGCTGCCGGGCGCCTCGGGCGGGCCCAAGTGGCTGGTGCTGTCTGGGCTGGACCGGGTCCTCTTCGGCGAGTTCCTGCGCCAGCCGCGCACCCGCCCGCTGCACCTCATCGGCGCGTCCATCGGGAGCTGGCGCCTGGCGTGCCTGGCGCAGAAGGAGCCCATGGCGGCGCTCGACCGCTTCGCGGCGGCGTACCTGGAGCAGCGCTATCCGCCCCGGCCGCCGCCCTCGCTCGTCTCCGAGACGAGCGGGCGCATCCTGGATGCGCTGCTGGGACCGCAGGGGGCAGAGGAGATTGTGGGCCACCCCTGGGCGCGGCTGCACGTGATGACGACGCTGTGCCGGGGGCCCACGGCCAGCGACACCCCGGGCGTGCTCTTCTCGGGCCTGGCCGTGGCGGCCCTGGCCAACGGGGTGAGCCGGCGCACGCTCGCGCTCCAGATGAAGCGCGCCCTGTTCCACACCGCCGGGGACAGCAGCCCGTTCGCGGGCCTGAAGGACTTGCCCACGGTGCACCAGCCGCTGACGCGGGAGAACCTGCGGGCGGCGCTCCTGGCCTCCGCCTCCATCCCCGGGTTGATGAGCGGCGTGCGCGTTCCGGGCGCGCTCGCGGGGACGTACCGGGATGGGGGCATCGTGGACTACCACCCGAACCTGCACTTCGGGCCGGGGCAGGGCCTGGTGCTCTACCCGCACTTCTATCCCCATGTGATTCCGGGCTGGTTCGACAAGTCGCTGCGCTGGCGGTGGAGCCTGTCGCGGCACTTCCAGCGCGCGCTCCTGCTGTCGCCGTCCGAGGCGTTCGTCTCGCGCCTGCCCCACGGGAAGATTCCCGACCGGGAGGACTTCTTCCGGTTCGGCGACGCGGAGCGGATCCGCAACTGGAACACGGTGCGGCAGGCCAGTGCGCAGCTGGGCGAGGAGTTCCAGGAGCTGCTGGCCACGGGACGTTGGGTGGACCGCGTTCAGCCGCTCTGA
- a CDS encoding M20/M25/M40 family metallo-hydrolase codes for MRALSLCLGLIALGCGHASGRAPAAAPRTEELRTLLSELVAVDTSNPPGNETAAARIAGRWLSEAGIEVALFEPAPGRGNLLARLKGTGHGRPLLVLAHLDTVPARKEEWATDPWTLTERDGFLYGRGVQDNKGMAAASVLALRRLQREGGPRARDILLYLGADEEVGAGHGLEWMLANHPELKEAEFALNEGGLTELSEDRGRVRFVALQAAERVSRNVVLKATGPGGHSSAPPVAPNPLVRLAAAVARVGALPFPARLTPAARLHIQARAPMTEGELGEALKRIAAAPEAPPQEAVDTVARLDPALAAVMRTTCVPTVFHAGTRSNVIPATAEATLNCRLLPDEDVHALQARLVAAVADPSIEVQMDTRAPDSPMSPVGDNAMFRAAKAAAARVWPGVPVIPRQSTGTTESAMLRRAGIHAYGIDLFALTPEDARTAHAPNERVPVASLQPGAEFVYQLLRELTK; via the coding sequence ATGCGAGCCCTGTCCCTGTGTCTTGGTCTCATCGCCCTGGGGTGCGGTCATGCCTCCGGGCGGGCCCCGGCCGCCGCGCCCCGGACGGAGGAGCTGCGCACGCTGCTCTCCGAGCTGGTCGCGGTGGACACGTCCAACCCGCCCGGGAACGAGACGGCCGCGGCACGCATCGCCGGGCGGTGGCTGAGCGAGGCCGGCATCGAGGTGGCGCTGTTCGAGCCCGCGCCCGGACGCGGCAACCTGCTGGCCCGGCTGAAGGGAACGGGCCACGGGCGGCCCTTGCTGGTCCTGGCCCACCTGGACACGGTGCCGGCCCGGAAGGAGGAGTGGGCCACGGATCCGTGGACGCTCACCGAGCGGGACGGCTTCCTGTACGGGCGGGGCGTGCAGGACAACAAGGGCATGGCGGCCGCGAGCGTGCTGGCGCTGCGGCGGCTCCAGCGCGAGGGGGGGCCGCGCGCACGCGACATCCTCCTGTACCTCGGGGCGGACGAGGAGGTGGGGGCGGGCCATGGCCTGGAGTGGATGCTGGCGAACCATCCGGAGCTGAAAGAGGCGGAGTTCGCCCTGAACGAAGGAGGACTGACCGAGCTGAGCGAGGACCGCGGCCGGGTGCGCTTCGTGGCGCTTCAGGCGGCGGAGCGAGTCTCCCGGAACGTGGTGCTGAAGGCCACGGGCCCGGGGGGACACTCCTCCGCGCCCCCGGTGGCGCCCAACCCGCTGGTGCGCCTCGCGGCGGCGGTGGCGCGCGTGGGGGCCCTGCCCTTCCCCGCCCGGCTGACGCCCGCCGCCAGGCTGCACATCCAGGCCCGCGCGCCCATGACAGAGGGCGAGCTGGGCGAGGCCTTGAAGCGCATTGCCGCCGCTCCGGAGGCCCCGCCCCAGGAGGCCGTGGACACGGTGGCGCGGTTGGATCCGGCGCTGGCGGCGGTGATGCGCACCACGTGCGTGCCGACGGTGTTCCACGCGGGCACCCGCTCCAACGTCATTCCCGCGACGGCGGAGGCCACCCTGAACTGCCGGCTGCTCCCGGACGAGGACGTGCACGCGCTCCAGGCCCGGCTCGTGGCCGCGGTGGCGGACCCTTCCATCGAGGTGCAGATGGACACGCGGGCTCCCGACTCGCCCATGTCGCCCGTGGGGGACAACGCGATGTTCCGCGCCGCGAAGGCCGCGGCGGCGCGCGTGTGGCCGGGCGTGCCCGTCATCCCCCGCCAGTCCACGGGGACCACCGAGTCCGCGATGCTGCGCCGGGCGGGAATCCACGCGTATGGCATTGACCTCTTCGCGCTGACGCCAGAGGACGCGCGCACCGCCCATGCGCCCAATGAGCGCGTGCCGGTGGCCTCGCTGCAACCCGGCGCCGAGTTCGTCTACCAACTGCTGCGAGAGCTGACGAAGTAA
- a CDS encoding aminotransferase class III-fold pyridoxal phosphate-dependent enzyme, which translates to MKPERTRTQALKNPPRSTQKASARVVGRRAPAPAPRKPVKSKAPAAGERRAAVVEAYFKSLFTQPWMQDLTADLMRRQPKSNARMAELRKHSVTNAGFWPFFSIFMPLCIERAEGGRLYDIDGNEYLDCFLGFGAQSLHGHNPEPVVQAVKGLLGKSVGNAYASSLELEYVKLLKEFMPHRERFAFQNSGSDATSAAIRLARAHSGRRLVVRFEGSINGQYDVVSYNSHAAFYGHPLMPYPKAKGPMVPLRSFNRGAQVLGKEDLLILTFNDPASLDIIKKRKNEIACVLTEPIPTAFPFPDKAIPFVKELGEVCRKSGVLLVLDEVHSGFRYGPSGVTGAANLHADLVTYGKVITALGLPLSAIGGRSDILERAASSGQAIHDYGQKTLLATTHINNHLSLAASYASLSLLKQKGEGFYTRTRQKAQFLRGAISEMKVNDEVSLQLPGWGEFFGYMSFMRNGAPMNSTRDFIQATYPAANVVLALLLRRKGLYYHGVPYFYTGDGHTQEDLNFAVKHIHEAVGEMKQNGFAFDVSE; encoded by the coding sequence ATGAAACCAGAGCGCACGCGGACGCAGGCCCTGAAGAACCCCCCCCGTTCCACGCAGAAGGCCTCGGCGCGGGTGGTGGGCCGGCGGGCGCCGGCGCCCGCCCCGCGCAAGCCGGTGAAGTCCAAGGCCCCCGCGGCCGGGGAGCGCCGGGCGGCCGTGGTGGAGGCCTACTTCAAGTCGCTCTTCACGCAGCCGTGGATGCAGGACCTGACCGCGGACCTGATGCGGCGCCAGCCGAAGTCCAACGCGCGCATGGCGGAGCTGCGCAAGCACTCGGTGACGAACGCGGGCTTCTGGCCGTTCTTCTCCATCTTCATGCCGCTGTGCATCGAGCGCGCCGAGGGCGGGCGGCTGTATGACATTGACGGCAACGAGTACCTGGATTGCTTCCTGGGCTTTGGCGCGCAGAGCCTCCATGGCCACAACCCGGAGCCCGTCGTCCAGGCGGTGAAGGGGCTCCTGGGCAAGAGCGTGGGCAACGCGTACGCCTCGTCGCTCGAGCTGGAGTACGTGAAGCTGCTCAAGGAGTTCATGCCGCACCGGGAGCGGTTCGCCTTCCAGAACTCCGGCAGCGACGCCACCTCGGCGGCCATCCGCCTGGCGCGCGCGCACTCGGGGCGGAGGCTCGTGGTGCGCTTCGAGGGCAGCATCAACGGCCAGTACGACGTGGTGTCCTACAACTCGCACGCCGCTTTCTACGGCCACCCGCTGATGCCCTACCCCAAGGCGAAGGGCCCCATGGTGCCGCTGCGCTCCTTCAACCGGGGGGCGCAGGTGCTGGGCAAGGAGGACCTGCTCATCCTGACGTTCAATGATCCGGCGTCGCTGGACATCATCAAGAAGCGCAAGAACGAGATCGCGTGCGTGCTCACCGAGCCCATCCCCACGGCGTTCCCCTTCCCGGACAAGGCCATTCCGTTCGTGAAGGAGCTGGGCGAGGTGTGCCGCAAGTCCGGCGTGCTGCTCGTGCTCGACGAGGTCCACTCTGGCTTCCGGTATGGCCCCAGCGGCGTGACGGGGGCGGCCAACCTGCACGCGGACCTGGTCACCTACGGCAAGGTCATCACCGCGCTGGGGCTGCCGCTGAGCGCGATTGGCGGGCGCTCGGACATCCTGGAGCGGGCGGCCTCCAGCGGCCAGGCCATCCACGACTACGGGCAGAAGACGCTCTTGGCCACCACGCACATCAACAACCACCTGTCCCTGGCCGCCTCGTACGCCTCGCTGTCGCTGCTCAAGCAGAAGGGCGAGGGCTTCTACACGCGCACGCGCCAGAAGGCGCAGTTCCTGCGCGGCGCCATCTCCGAGATGAAGGTGAATGACGAGGTGTCGCTGCAGCTGCCGGGCTGGGGCGAGTTCTTCGGCTACATGTCCTTCATGCGCAACGGGGCGCCGATGAACAGCACGCGCGACTTCATCCAGGCCACGTACCCCGCGGCCAACGTCGTGCTGGCGCTGCTGCTGCGCCGCAAGGGGCTGTACTACCACGGCGTGCCCTACTTCTACACGGGCGATGGCCACACCCAGGAGGACCTGAACTTCGCGGTGAAGCATATCCACGAGGCCGTGGGCGAGATGAAGCAGAACGGCTTCGCCTTCGACGTCTCCGAGTGA
- a CDS encoding aldo/keto reductase, translated as METRQLGNSDLHLTPIGFGAWAIGGSGYAFAWGPQDDAQSVRALHRALDRGINWIDTAAVYGLGHSEEVVARALRGRANRPFVFTKCGLVWDARGQVSNELSADSIRRECEASLRRLQTDTIDLYQVHWPLEGGSLKGIEEGWKALAELKRQGKVRWIGVSNFDEKQLAFAHSISPITSLQPPYSLIQREIEKTLLPFCERHQMGVIVYSPMASGLLTGAMTRERAAKLPKDDWRRSSRDFQEPLLSKHLARVDRLREVAAKHGRSPAEAAIAWTLRKPAITAAIVGARSAEQVDGFIGAMDFRLSEAEVAQAEDGLR; from the coding sequence ATGGAGACACGGCAGCTGGGCAATTCAGACCTACACCTCACCCCGATTGGCTTTGGCGCCTGGGCCATCGGCGGCTCGGGCTATGCGTTCGCCTGGGGCCCGCAGGACGACGCGCAATCCGTGCGCGCCCTCCACCGTGCCCTGGACCGGGGCATCAACTGGATTGACACCGCGGCGGTGTATGGACTGGGCCACTCGGAGGAAGTCGTCGCCCGGGCCCTCAGGGGCCGCGCGAACCGGCCCTTTGTCTTCACCAAGTGCGGGCTTGTCTGGGATGCCAGGGGCCAGGTGTCCAACGAGCTGAGCGCGGACTCCATCCGCCGCGAGTGTGAGGCCAGCCTGCGCCGGCTCCAGACCGACACCATCGACTTGTATCAGGTGCACTGGCCGCTGGAGGGCGGCTCGCTCAAGGGCATCGAGGAGGGCTGGAAGGCGCTGGCGGAGCTGAAGCGCCAGGGCAAGGTGCGCTGGATTGGCGTCTCCAACTTCGATGAGAAGCAGCTGGCGTTCGCGCACTCGATTTCGCCCATCACCTCGCTCCAGCCGCCCTACTCGCTCATCCAGCGCGAGATTGAGAAGACCCTCCTGCCCTTCTGCGAGCGCCACCAGATGGGCGTCATCGTCTACTCACCCATGGCCTCGGGGCTGCTGACGGGCGCCATGACGCGCGAGCGCGCCGCGAAGCTCCCCAAGGACGACTGGCGGCGCAGCAGCCGGGACTTCCAGGAGCCTCTGCTGTCCAAGCACCTGGCGCGGGTGGACCGGCTGCGCGAGGTGGCCGCCAAGCACGGCCGCTCCCCGGCCGAGGCCGCCATCGCCTGGACGCTGCGCAAGCCCGCCATCACCGCCGCCATCGTGGGCGCCCGGAGCGCCGAGCAGGTGGACGGCTTCATCGGCGCCATGGACTTCCGGCTCTCGGAGGCCGAGGTGGCCCAGGCCGAGGACGGCCTGCGCTAG
- a CDS encoding acyl-CoA thioesterase, with translation MAAMPETLKDFALVTPPFPVHWSEMDAYGHVNNARFFVWFESARIAYLARIGLVSAGHSGVGPILATTSADYLKPVVYPASLVAGARVARVGRTSLTLEHAVADADTGTLYARGGSVIVTLRYPAYEKIPVPAEVRAAIEALEGRAFPPAP, from the coding sequence ATGGCCGCCATGCCTGAGACGCTGAAGGACTTTGCCCTCGTCACGCCCCCCTTCCCGGTGCACTGGAGCGAGATGGATGCGTACGGCCACGTCAACAACGCGCGCTTCTTCGTCTGGTTCGAGTCGGCGCGCATCGCCTACCTGGCCCGCATCGGCCTGGTGAGCGCGGGCCACTCCGGGGTGGGCCCCATCCTGGCCACCACGAGCGCGGACTACCTCAAGCCCGTCGTCTACCCGGCCTCGCTCGTGGCCGGCGCCCGCGTGGCCCGCGTGGGCCGCACCAGCCTCACCCTGGAGCACGCGGTGGCGGACGCGGACACGGGTACCCTGTACGCGCGCGGCGGCAGCGTCATCGTCACCCTCCGCTACCCCGCCTACGAGAAGATCCCCGTGCCCGCGGAGGTCCGCGCCGCCATCGAGGCGCTGGAGGGGCGCGCCTTCCCGCCCGCCCCCTGA